ATTTGTGACAGTGTTCGGGCAGATCGCGGAGCCGTTGCTGAATAGAGAGCGCGAATGCCGCACGAAGTCTAGCTTAAGTTGCGAAGACAGTGATCGCTCAGTACAGGGGACTCACATATCGATCGGTCGGAAGAATCACCCAGTATTTGTCAAGAACGGTGTGCGAGATACAGAGGTTACAACCACGATCGACCGGATCGGTCTCTCGACGGACGGACGTCAGCCGAGGAGGTGCTCGACCAGACAGTGCCCTCGCGATCGAAGGGTCACGCCGAAAACCGGCCGTACGCGGAGACGGTTGCACCGGCCAGTAGTCCGCACAGCCCTCCGAGAAGTAGTTCAGGTCCGTAGTTCGGCGGGCATCCGTACCACTTGTTCGTGGTGGCGAGGCGATAGGTATCACCGCGGTAGCGTACGTACGTGAGAGACTCCGAGAACGTTCCCGGGTGATCCGTGGGATGGAGGACGACGTCGTCGCCCGATTCGGATCGGCTGGCGTGGAGTGCCGACCGGAACACTCGCTGGGCGTCGTCCGGCAGGTCGTCGTACGCTACGACGTCTTCGGACGATTCTACACCGTCGTCGTGGTGGATGGAAACGTAGTATCCCTCCTGACAGGGCGGCTGGGACAGTTCCAGTAGTCCTATCGCTCCGACGCCGAGGCCCACGACGACGAGGATGGTCACGACGATGGTGGCATAGTTCGCCTCCATTGGTATAAAAATTTAATTAATGAAATAGGTGATTCCTGTTTGAAGACGGACTACACCGCTAGGTACCAGAACGAGTCCTTCGCCATCCTCAGCCGTCCGCTCCGGATCCGAGTGCTAACAGGCTACGAGGCCCAGCGGCGAATATGTGACCGGCCGCCATCACGAGCGACGAATATGCGGACGCATTGACCGACGAGGTCTGCCACCGCTTGCGATCCGGGCCGAAGGCTCCACCTGCATCCCTGCGGTACGCCACGACGTTACCCATCGGGAGGAACACGGCGTCGTCCGTTACGACAGGTGCAGCCGTTCCATTTTCCGAGACGTGGGCCTGCCAGTTTGTCTCGCCGGACGCTGCCTCAAGCTCGTAGAGGTCACCTGCGGCAACGTAGACATCCCCGTCGGATGCCGCAGCGGCAGCGATACTGTGGAGGTCTCGCCGCCAGCGGACACCGCCCGAGTGGTTGACCGCGATGGTCTCCTGCCAACCTGCTTGGATGACCCCGCCATCGTCGACAACCGAGGCGGCGTACGGTGTATCGACGGAAACGCGCCAGCGTTCCTTCCCGGTCTCGCGGTCGAGCATCACGAGCGCGTTCCGGTCGGGAACGTAAACGCCGTTCTCGGTGACGGCGGGTGCGACCTGCGTCGCAGTGTCATCGCCGAGGTTGTACTCATCGTAAATAAGTGGGTCAAGCGGGCGCCGCCAGCGTTCGGTGCCGTCAGGTGCGAGCCTGACACACGTGGTTGCACTCCGGGCATACACGTTGCCGTCGAAGATGGAGACACCGTACGTTCGGTCGTCACCGATGCGGGGCGCGCCGATGACCTCGCCGTCTGCGATCGAGAGCACGGTCACGGACGCCGGTGCTGGATCCGGCCCGGTGGTCGTCGGAACGACTCGCGTCGGAACATAGAGACGACCACGATCCGGGTTGAGGGCCGGCGCTCCGGAAACCTCTACATCGAGGTTCCGTGACCACCGCTTTCTGCCGTCGGGTGCGACTGCGACGACTCGCCGTTCGGTGGTGAAGTAGGCGACACCGTCACGAATGACCGGCGGAGCGTACGTCCAGCCGACCGAGGTGAGATATTCATGCTCGTCCGGCTTTGGCGCGTCGCCAGCGACGCGGTTCGTATTCTTCGAGCTGTTGCCGTACTGGTGCCAGTTATCGTCGTAGAACGTCGCGGCGTCCTCTCCGTCGCCAAGGACGCTACACCCGGCGAGCACACTCGCCGTCGCGGTTCCCACGCCTGCGAGAACCGCTCGACGCGACGAACGACGCTGAGACGAATCGAATAGTGACGTGTCGGATTGCGTAGGAGTAGACGGTGGTGGGGGAGGGTTGACTGAGGGGGCCCTCGATAGGTTCGACCGATGATGATCTGTGTTTTCTGCTCCACCGACCGCTGCCCCACTGATTGGATCAACCATATTACCTAGATCACCTAAGATAAGTATTAACTTATTGCTACTTCAGTTGAGGTTGCCAGATTTCTGAAACAGGCTCTGATCGGTATTCTATACACACAGCTACTGAGAGCTTGGATCACTAGTAACGTTATGAAAATCAACGATGACCGAGTACTGTATAGATCCTCTCAATTCAGCACGCCGCTCTTGCCAACGCCTCGTCAGTTCTGATCTCGTCTGCTGAATACAGAGGGTGGGCCGTGTTTAGACGCGAAAATTCGAGGGTAACGACAGCCGCAGACCGAGAGTAGACACGAAGGGGCTGGAAATGGAATCGCCATCGAGGAACTAATCTCTACAATTTCGTTTCTACAGCCGTTTTGTTGAGGTTGGAGGGACACCATCGCCTCGATCGAGGGTCAAAACTCTCGACGAGGTATCGGATAGCAGATCAGCATCGAGCCACAGCACCGCTCTCACTCGCGTCTAAACAAGGCCGAGAGGATGTGTACAGCAGAGCGTTATACTACGTAGCGGCTACTCCGTTGGGCAAGAAGCGAGGAGATAATCGGAGAGCCTGCCGCGTCTCTCCAGACGAACCGTGTGCTTTTAGGCTTCGACAAGCGACTTCACCATATGCCCTCAAGACGGACTTTTCTTCTTGGTGGTGGCGGTCTCGCAGCGATTGGTGGACTCGGTTGGCTCGGGGTCGAACACATCTCTGTGACCGGCGAGGTCAAACGGAAATATATCGACGTTTCGTGGGAGTCTAACGGACGACAGCGACACGGTCGCATTTTGTTGTCAGTGTTACCACCGGGAGACGAGATCAACATCTCGTGCGCGTCATCCTACGCTGAGGACGCAGTCCAGTCGCCGAGAACGATCACCGTGAATCAAAGTTTAGATAGCCGTCTAAACGCTGACTTCAGCGACGTAACCTACAGGCTCGGCGTCTCTGGGACTGCATTGGGTGGTTCTGGATACAGTCTGAAACGGGTGAGTCGGGACGGATTCAATAGCGCTCAACTGGGGGATACAGCGACCGTCGCAAATCTCGGCGATCGGCTCTCTGTACACGAGGTGGATACACGATCCAGCTGGTCGGGGTCGTCGGAGATCAGAACGTTCGACT
The nucleotide sequence above comes from Halosolutus halophilus. Encoded proteins:
- a CDS encoding PQQ-binding-like beta-propeller repeat protein, giving the protein MGTATASVLAGCSVLGDGEDAATFYDDNWHQYGNSSKNTNRVAGDAPKPDEHEYLTSVGWTYAPPVIRDGVAYFTTERRVVAVAPDGRKRWSRNLDVEVSGAPALNPDRGRLYVPTRVVPTTTGPDPAPASVTVLSIADGEVIGAPRIGDDRTYGVSIFDGNVYARSATTCVRLAPDGTERWRRPLDPLIYDEYNLGDDTATQVAPAVTENGVYVPDRNALVMLDRETGKERWRVSVDTPYAASVVDDGGVIQAGWQETIAVNHSGGVRWRRDLHSIAAAAASDGDVYVAAGDLYELEAASGETNWQAHVSENGTAAPVVTDDAVFLPMGNVVAYRRDAGGAFGPDRKRWQTSSVNASAYSSLVMAAGHIFAAGPRSLLALGSGADG